From one Passer domesticus isolate bPasDom1 chromosome 15, bPasDom1.hap1, whole genome shotgun sequence genomic stretch:
- the LOC135281402 gene encoding telomere length regulation protein TEL2 homolog isoform X1 codes for MAAALAPPGPGFALEPGLESVLREAVAALGRAGEGMVAALGAVRAAVAAAGGPAALGERERALFGAFLRRLVRAPGAARPEGLWQRCFLEGPPGLVFCVLLEALGSAGSGLDPKEVVGVLEQFLQQGQVSALLWEVCQPQAQAGCLELQGALLNKIVCLPEHVSNKLQGKNPPVFFPQNYFPLLGDAVLQVLEKISDSLRGGLDCSISFVSHVLGKVCVHGRQKEILGVLVPRLTDLTKSDCIWQRICWQLVECVPDRWMEAVVLGFVQRAPGADVLARLLGNLVVKNKKAQFVVTQKMLLLQYGHTTAVLQNLFGYLSLDSVRRTLLLRVLQELLETWSSSSAVKHSPAEQQLYISKAILICLSHLKEPEIASCRQELLASMMEGVKCHLESSLPQLRRLGMVVAESISLNINTEGPVLKFEYEEDDETRELKSLLVQTPSFCAVPSLPDDDRSEKAGAALPLVPESNEKSSTAAPGMPDEESDAELDSDDDLIPYDMSEDKELKFKAPMYIRDCIEVLTGSRSEDVDKWEATIKALESLVRRNPAATREVSVELAKILLHLEEKTCIEGFEALRQRAQVAVLTTDPIPVAEYLTSQFYSLNYSLRQRMDILDVLVLAAQELSCPRFHGKTTHSDVQKPCIQLLPGSDSSKGWRKIVDERIKSKTRRFNTGQSRLELTSCPNEFNSVAGYFFFPLIQHFDRPLTTFDLLGEDHLVLGRLVHTLAVLMYLAVNTVAVTAMGKALLEFVWALRFHTDSYVRQGLLSCISSLLLSVPTERMLADMTEELLETQSWLGVVMEKDPDEDCRRLALQNLLLMENLKKKLEAVPS; via the exons ATGGCGGCGGCACTggcgccgccggggccgggatTCGCCCTCGAGCCGGGGCTGGAGTCCGTCTTGCGGGAGGCCGTGGCGGCTCTGGgccgggctggggaggggatggTGGCGGCGCTGGGCGCGGTACGCGCCGCTGTGGCGGCAGCGGGCGGCCCAGCCGCCCTCGGGGAGCGGGAGCGGGCGCTGTTCGGTGCCTTCCTGCGCAGACTGGTCCGGGCGCCTGGCGCGGCGCGGCCCGAGGGCCTGTGGCAGCGCTGCTTCCTGGAGGGCCCGCCCGGCCTTGTGTTCTGCGTCTTGCTGGAGGCCCTTGGCTCTGCGGG CTCTGGCCTTGACCCGAAGGAGGTAGTTGGGGTCCTGGAGCAgttcctgcagcagggccaggtgtcAGCATTACTGTGGGAGGTCTGTCAGCCGCAGGCACAGGCAGGCTGCCTGGAACTGCAGGGTGCCCTGCTCAACAAGATCGTCTGTTTGCCCGAGCATGTGAGCAATAAACTCCAGGGGAAAAACCCACCAGTGTTCTTCCCACAGAACTACTTCCCTCTCCTGGGTGATGCAGTTCTCCAGGTGCTAGAGAAGATCTCTGACTCTCTGCGGG gtggcttggactgctccatctcttttgtttctcatgtcCTGGGGAAGGTGTGTGTTCATGGACGGCAAA AGGAAATTCTGGGAGTTTTGGTTCCCCGCCTGACAGACCTCACCAAGTCAGACTGCATTTGGCAGAGGATATGCTGGCAGTTAGTGGAATGTGTGCCGGACCGCTGGATGGAAGCAGTGGTCCTTGGTTTTGTGCAGAGAGCACCTGG GGCAGATGTCTTGGCCAGATTGCTGGGTAACCTGGTTGTGAAGAACAAGAAGGCTCAGTTTGTGGTCACACAGAAGATGCTGCTCTTGCAATATGGCCACACG acagcagtgctgcagaaccTCTTTGGCTACCTGTCCCTGGACAGTGTCCGGCGCACCTTGTTGCTCAGA gtgctgcaggagctgttggagacctggagcagcagcagtgctgtgaaacactccccagctgagcagcagctgtaCATTAGCAAGGCCATTCTCATCTGCCTCTCCCACCTGAAGGAGCCTGAAATTGCAAGCTGCAGACAAG AGCTTCTGGCAAGCATGATGGAGGGTGTGAAATGCCACTTGGAGAGCAGTCTGCCACAACTACGGCGTCTGGGCATGGTGGTGGCAGAGAGCATCAGCTTGAACATAAACACTGAGGGGCCTGTCCTGAAGTTTGAG TATGAAGAGGATGATGAAACAAGAGAATTGAAGTCCCTTCTGGTGCAGACTCCATCATtctgtgctgtccccagccttccAGATGATGA CAGGAGTGAGAAAGCAGGTGCTGCACTGCCACTGGTACCAGAGAGTAATGAGAAATCCTCtactgcagcccctgggatgCCAGATGAAGAGTCAGATGCTGAACTTGACAG TGATGATGACCTCATCCCTTATGACATGTCTGAGGATAAAGAGCTAAAATTTAAGGCTCCTATGTATATCCGAGACTGTATTGAAG TTCTGACTGGATCAAGATCTGAAGATGTGGACAAATGGGAAGCTACAATCAAGGCACTTGAGAGCTTGGTTCGGAGGAATCCAGCAGCAACAAGAGAG GTTAGTGTGGAGCTGGCAAAAATATTATTGCATCTGGAGGAGAAGACCTGCATTGAAGGCTTTGAGGCACTCCGTCAAAGAGCTCAAGTAGCTGTTTTAACCACAGATCCAATACCT GTTGCAGAGTACTTGACCTCTCAGTTCTACTCTCTGAACTACAGTCTCCGTCAGCGCATGGACATCCTTGAT GTATTGGTTTTGGCAGCTCAGGAACTGTCCTGTCCCAGGTTCCATGGGAAGACCACACATTCTGATGTCCAAAAACCTTGTATCCAGCTCCTTCCAGGAAGTGACAGCTCTAAGGGCTGGAGAAAAATCGTTGATGAGAGGATCAAAAGCAAGACTCGGAGATTTAATACG GGTCAGTCTCGTCTGGAACTGACTTCCTGCCCAAATGAGTTCAATTCTGTTGCTGGGTATTTCTTTTTCCCGTTGATTCAGCATTTTGACAG GCCTTTAACAACATTTGATCTTCTGGGAGAAGATCACTTAGTCCTTGGAAGACTGGTTCACACTTTAGCAGTTCTGATGTACTTGGCTGTCAACACCGTG gcagtgacagcaatGGGAAAGGCACTGCTGGAATTTGTTTGGGCACTGCGTTTCCACACGGACTC GTACGTGCGCCAGGGCCTTTTGTCCTGtatctcctccctgctcctcagtgTCCCTACAGAACGAATGCTGGCAGACATGACAGAAGAGCTATTGGAGACtcagtcctggctgggag
- the LOC135281402 gene encoding telomere length regulation protein TEL2 homolog isoform X5, producing MAAALAPPGPGFALEPGLESVLREAVAALGRAGEGMVAALGAVRAAVAAAGGPAALGERERALFGAFLRRLVRAPGAARPEGLWQRCFLEGPPGLVFCVLLEALGSAGSGLDPKEVVGVLEQFLQQGQVSALLWEVCQPQAQAGCLELQGALLNKIVCLPEHVSNKLQGKNPPVFFPQNYFPLLGDAVLQVLEKISDSLRGGLDCSISFVSHVLGKVCVHGRQNVLARLLGNLVVKNKKAQFVVTQKMLLLQYGHTVLQELLETWSSSSAVKHSPAEQQLYISKAILICLSHLKEPEIASCRQELLASMMEGVKCHLESSLPQLRRLGMVVAESISLNINTEGPVLKFEYEEDDETRELKSLLVQTPSFCAVPSLPDDDRSEKAGAALPLVPESNEKSSTAAPGMPDEESDAELDSDDDLIPYDMSEDKELKFKAPMYIRDCIEVLTGSRSEDVDKWEATIKALESLVRRNPAATREVSVELAKILLHLEEKTCIEGFEALRQRAQVAVLTTDPIPVAEYLTSQFYSLNYSLRQRMDILDVLVLAAQELSCPRFHGKTTHSDVQKPCIQLLPGSDSSKGWRKIVDERIKSKTRRFNTGQSRLELTSCPNEFNSVAGYFFFPLIQHFDRPLTTFDLLGEDHLVLGRLVHTLAVLMYLAVNTVAVTAMGKALLEFVWALRFHTDSYVRQGLLSCISSLLLSVPTERMLADMTEELLETQSWLGVVMEKDPDEDCRRLALQNLLLMENLKKKLEAVPS from the exons ATGGCGGCGGCACTggcgccgccggggccgggatTCGCCCTCGAGCCGGGGCTGGAGTCCGTCTTGCGGGAGGCCGTGGCGGCTCTGGgccgggctggggaggggatggTGGCGGCGCTGGGCGCGGTACGCGCCGCTGTGGCGGCAGCGGGCGGCCCAGCCGCCCTCGGGGAGCGGGAGCGGGCGCTGTTCGGTGCCTTCCTGCGCAGACTGGTCCGGGCGCCTGGCGCGGCGCGGCCCGAGGGCCTGTGGCAGCGCTGCTTCCTGGAGGGCCCGCCCGGCCTTGTGTTCTGCGTCTTGCTGGAGGCCCTTGGCTCTGCGGG CTCTGGCCTTGACCCGAAGGAGGTAGTTGGGGTCCTGGAGCAgttcctgcagcagggccaggtgtcAGCATTACTGTGGGAGGTCTGTCAGCCGCAGGCACAGGCAGGCTGCCTGGAACTGCAGGGTGCCCTGCTCAACAAGATCGTCTGTTTGCCCGAGCATGTGAGCAATAAACTCCAGGGGAAAAACCCACCAGTGTTCTTCCCACAGAACTACTTCCCTCTCCTGGGTGATGCAGTTCTCCAGGTGCTAGAGAAGATCTCTGACTCTCTGCGGG gtggcttggactgctccatctcttttgtttctcatgtcCTGGGGAAGGTGTGTGTTCATGGACGGCAAA ATGTCTTGGCCAGATTGCTGGGTAACCTGGTTGTGAAGAACAAGAAGGCTCAGTTTGTGGTCACACAGAAGATGCTGCTCTTGCAATATGGCCACACG gtgctgcaggagctgttggagacctggagcagcagcagtgctgtgaaacactccccagctgagcagcagctgtaCATTAGCAAGGCCATTCTCATCTGCCTCTCCCACCTGAAGGAGCCTGAAATTGCAAGCTGCAGACAAG AGCTTCTGGCAAGCATGATGGAGGGTGTGAAATGCCACTTGGAGAGCAGTCTGCCACAACTACGGCGTCTGGGCATGGTGGTGGCAGAGAGCATCAGCTTGAACATAAACACTGAGGGGCCTGTCCTGAAGTTTGAG TATGAAGAGGATGATGAAACAAGAGAATTGAAGTCCCTTCTGGTGCAGACTCCATCATtctgtgctgtccccagccttccAGATGATGA CAGGAGTGAGAAAGCAGGTGCTGCACTGCCACTGGTACCAGAGAGTAATGAGAAATCCTCtactgcagcccctgggatgCCAGATGAAGAGTCAGATGCTGAACTTGACAG TGATGATGACCTCATCCCTTATGACATGTCTGAGGATAAAGAGCTAAAATTTAAGGCTCCTATGTATATCCGAGACTGTATTGAAG TTCTGACTGGATCAAGATCTGAAGATGTGGACAAATGGGAAGCTACAATCAAGGCACTTGAGAGCTTGGTTCGGAGGAATCCAGCAGCAACAAGAGAG GTTAGTGTGGAGCTGGCAAAAATATTATTGCATCTGGAGGAGAAGACCTGCATTGAAGGCTTTGAGGCACTCCGTCAAAGAGCTCAAGTAGCTGTTTTAACCACAGATCCAATACCT GTTGCAGAGTACTTGACCTCTCAGTTCTACTCTCTGAACTACAGTCTCCGTCAGCGCATGGACATCCTTGAT GTATTGGTTTTGGCAGCTCAGGAACTGTCCTGTCCCAGGTTCCATGGGAAGACCACACATTCTGATGTCCAAAAACCTTGTATCCAGCTCCTTCCAGGAAGTGACAGCTCTAAGGGCTGGAGAAAAATCGTTGATGAGAGGATCAAAAGCAAGACTCGGAGATTTAATACG GGTCAGTCTCGTCTGGAACTGACTTCCTGCCCAAATGAGTTCAATTCTGTTGCTGGGTATTTCTTTTTCCCGTTGATTCAGCATTTTGACAG GCCTTTAACAACATTTGATCTTCTGGGAGAAGATCACTTAGTCCTTGGAAGACTGGTTCACACTTTAGCAGTTCTGATGTACTTGGCTGTCAACACCGTG gcagtgacagcaatGGGAAAGGCACTGCTGGAATTTGTTTGGGCACTGCGTTTCCACACGGACTC GTACGTGCGCCAGGGCCTTTTGTCCTGtatctcctccctgctcctcagtgTCCCTACAGAACGAATGCTGGCAGACATGACAGAAGAGCTATTGGAGACtcagtcctggctgggag
- the LOC135281402 gene encoding telomere length regulation protein TEL2 homolog isoform X4, giving the protein MAAALAPPGPGFALEPGLESVLREAVAALGRAGEGMVAALGAVRAAVAAAGGPAALGERERALFGAFLRRLVRAPGAARPEGLWQRCFLEGPPGLVFCVLLEALGSAGSGLDPKEVVGVLEQFLQQGQVSALLWEVCQPQAQAGCLELQGALLNKIVCLPEHVSNKLQGKNPPVFFPQNYFPLLGDAVLQVLEKISDSLRGGLDCSISFVSHVLGKVCVHGRQNVLARLLGNLVVKNKKAQFVVTQKMLLLQYGHTTAVLQNLFGYLSLDSVRRTLLLRVLQELLETWSSSSAVKHSPAEQQLYISKAILICLSHLKEPEIASCRQELLASMMEGVKCHLESSLPQLRRLGMVVAESISLNINTEGPVLKFEYEEDDETRELKSLLVQTPSFCAVPSLPDDDRSEKAGAALPLVPESNEKSSTAAPGMPDEESDAELDSDDDLIPYDMSEDKELKFKAPMYIRDCIEVLTGSRSEDVDKWEATIKALESLVRRNPAATREVSVELAKILLHLEEKTCIEGFEALRQRAQVAVLTTDPIPVAEYLTSQFYSLNYSLRQRMDILDVLVLAAQELSCPRFHGKTTHSDVQKPCIQLLPGSDSSKGWRKIVDERIKSKTRRFNTGQSRLELTSCPNEFNSVAGYFFFPLIQHFDRPLTTFDLLGEDHLVLGRLVHTLAVLMYLAVNTVAVTAMGKALLEFVWALRFHTDSYVRQGLLSCISSLLLSVPTERMLADMTEELLETQSWLGVVMEKDPDEDCRRLALQNLLLMENLKKKLEAVPS; this is encoded by the exons ATGGCGGCGGCACTggcgccgccggggccgggatTCGCCCTCGAGCCGGGGCTGGAGTCCGTCTTGCGGGAGGCCGTGGCGGCTCTGGgccgggctggggaggggatggTGGCGGCGCTGGGCGCGGTACGCGCCGCTGTGGCGGCAGCGGGCGGCCCAGCCGCCCTCGGGGAGCGGGAGCGGGCGCTGTTCGGTGCCTTCCTGCGCAGACTGGTCCGGGCGCCTGGCGCGGCGCGGCCCGAGGGCCTGTGGCAGCGCTGCTTCCTGGAGGGCCCGCCCGGCCTTGTGTTCTGCGTCTTGCTGGAGGCCCTTGGCTCTGCGGG CTCTGGCCTTGACCCGAAGGAGGTAGTTGGGGTCCTGGAGCAgttcctgcagcagggccaggtgtcAGCATTACTGTGGGAGGTCTGTCAGCCGCAGGCACAGGCAGGCTGCCTGGAACTGCAGGGTGCCCTGCTCAACAAGATCGTCTGTTTGCCCGAGCATGTGAGCAATAAACTCCAGGGGAAAAACCCACCAGTGTTCTTCCCACAGAACTACTTCCCTCTCCTGGGTGATGCAGTTCTCCAGGTGCTAGAGAAGATCTCTGACTCTCTGCGGG gtggcttggactgctccatctcttttgtttctcatgtcCTGGGGAAGGTGTGTGTTCATGGACGGCAAA ATGTCTTGGCCAGATTGCTGGGTAACCTGGTTGTGAAGAACAAGAAGGCTCAGTTTGTGGTCACACAGAAGATGCTGCTCTTGCAATATGGCCACACG acagcagtgctgcagaaccTCTTTGGCTACCTGTCCCTGGACAGTGTCCGGCGCACCTTGTTGCTCAGA gtgctgcaggagctgttggagacctggagcagcagcagtgctgtgaaacactccccagctgagcagcagctgtaCATTAGCAAGGCCATTCTCATCTGCCTCTCCCACCTGAAGGAGCCTGAAATTGCAAGCTGCAGACAAG AGCTTCTGGCAAGCATGATGGAGGGTGTGAAATGCCACTTGGAGAGCAGTCTGCCACAACTACGGCGTCTGGGCATGGTGGTGGCAGAGAGCATCAGCTTGAACATAAACACTGAGGGGCCTGTCCTGAAGTTTGAG TATGAAGAGGATGATGAAACAAGAGAATTGAAGTCCCTTCTGGTGCAGACTCCATCATtctgtgctgtccccagccttccAGATGATGA CAGGAGTGAGAAAGCAGGTGCTGCACTGCCACTGGTACCAGAGAGTAATGAGAAATCCTCtactgcagcccctgggatgCCAGATGAAGAGTCAGATGCTGAACTTGACAG TGATGATGACCTCATCCCTTATGACATGTCTGAGGATAAAGAGCTAAAATTTAAGGCTCCTATGTATATCCGAGACTGTATTGAAG TTCTGACTGGATCAAGATCTGAAGATGTGGACAAATGGGAAGCTACAATCAAGGCACTTGAGAGCTTGGTTCGGAGGAATCCAGCAGCAACAAGAGAG GTTAGTGTGGAGCTGGCAAAAATATTATTGCATCTGGAGGAGAAGACCTGCATTGAAGGCTTTGAGGCACTCCGTCAAAGAGCTCAAGTAGCTGTTTTAACCACAGATCCAATACCT GTTGCAGAGTACTTGACCTCTCAGTTCTACTCTCTGAACTACAGTCTCCGTCAGCGCATGGACATCCTTGAT GTATTGGTTTTGGCAGCTCAGGAACTGTCCTGTCCCAGGTTCCATGGGAAGACCACACATTCTGATGTCCAAAAACCTTGTATCCAGCTCCTTCCAGGAAGTGACAGCTCTAAGGGCTGGAGAAAAATCGTTGATGAGAGGATCAAAAGCAAGACTCGGAGATTTAATACG GGTCAGTCTCGTCTGGAACTGACTTCCTGCCCAAATGAGTTCAATTCTGTTGCTGGGTATTTCTTTTTCCCGTTGATTCAGCATTTTGACAG GCCTTTAACAACATTTGATCTTCTGGGAGAAGATCACTTAGTCCTTGGAAGACTGGTTCACACTTTAGCAGTTCTGATGTACTTGGCTGTCAACACCGTG gcagtgacagcaatGGGAAAGGCACTGCTGGAATTTGTTTGGGCACTGCGTTTCCACACGGACTC GTACGTGCGCCAGGGCCTTTTGTCCTGtatctcctccctgctcctcagtgTCCCTACAGAACGAATGCTGGCAGACATGACAGAAGAGCTATTGGAGACtcagtcctggctgggag
- the LOC135281402 gene encoding telomere length regulation protein TEL2 homolog isoform X3: protein MAAALAPPGPGFALEPGLESVLREAVAALGRAGEGMVAALGAVRAAVAAAGGPAALGERERALFGAFLRRLVRAPGAARPEGLWQRCFLEGPPGLVFCVLLEALGSAGSGLDPKEVVGVLEQFLQQGQVSALLWEVCQPQAQAGCLELQGALLNKIVCLPEHVSNKLQGKNPPVFFPQNYFPLLGDAVLQVLEKISDSLRGGLDCSISFVSHVLGKVCVHGRQKEILGVLVPRLTDLTKSDCIWQRICWQLVECVPDRWMEAVVLGFVQRAPGADVLARLLGNLVVKNKKAQFVVTQKMLLLQYGHTVLQELLETWSSSSAVKHSPAEQQLYISKAILICLSHLKEPEIASCRQELLASMMEGVKCHLESSLPQLRRLGMVVAESISLNINTEGPVLKFEYEEDDETRELKSLLVQTPSFCAVPSLPDDDRSEKAGAALPLVPESNEKSSTAAPGMPDEESDAELDSDDDLIPYDMSEDKELKFKAPMYIRDCIEVLTGSRSEDVDKWEATIKALESLVRRNPAATREVSVELAKILLHLEEKTCIEGFEALRQRAQVAVLTTDPIPVAEYLTSQFYSLNYSLRQRMDILDVLVLAAQELSCPRFHGKTTHSDVQKPCIQLLPGSDSSKGWRKIVDERIKSKTRRFNTGQSRLELTSCPNEFNSVAGYFFFPLIQHFDRPLTTFDLLGEDHLVLGRLVHTLAVLMYLAVNTVAVTAMGKALLEFVWALRFHTDSYVRQGLLSCISSLLLSVPTERMLADMTEELLETQSWLGVVMEKDPDEDCRRLALQNLLLMENLKKKLEAVPS from the exons ATGGCGGCGGCACTggcgccgccggggccgggatTCGCCCTCGAGCCGGGGCTGGAGTCCGTCTTGCGGGAGGCCGTGGCGGCTCTGGgccgggctggggaggggatggTGGCGGCGCTGGGCGCGGTACGCGCCGCTGTGGCGGCAGCGGGCGGCCCAGCCGCCCTCGGGGAGCGGGAGCGGGCGCTGTTCGGTGCCTTCCTGCGCAGACTGGTCCGGGCGCCTGGCGCGGCGCGGCCCGAGGGCCTGTGGCAGCGCTGCTTCCTGGAGGGCCCGCCCGGCCTTGTGTTCTGCGTCTTGCTGGAGGCCCTTGGCTCTGCGGG CTCTGGCCTTGACCCGAAGGAGGTAGTTGGGGTCCTGGAGCAgttcctgcagcagggccaggtgtcAGCATTACTGTGGGAGGTCTGTCAGCCGCAGGCACAGGCAGGCTGCCTGGAACTGCAGGGTGCCCTGCTCAACAAGATCGTCTGTTTGCCCGAGCATGTGAGCAATAAACTCCAGGGGAAAAACCCACCAGTGTTCTTCCCACAGAACTACTTCCCTCTCCTGGGTGATGCAGTTCTCCAGGTGCTAGAGAAGATCTCTGACTCTCTGCGGG gtggcttggactgctccatctcttttgtttctcatgtcCTGGGGAAGGTGTGTGTTCATGGACGGCAAA AGGAAATTCTGGGAGTTTTGGTTCCCCGCCTGACAGACCTCACCAAGTCAGACTGCATTTGGCAGAGGATATGCTGGCAGTTAGTGGAATGTGTGCCGGACCGCTGGATGGAAGCAGTGGTCCTTGGTTTTGTGCAGAGAGCACCTGG GGCAGATGTCTTGGCCAGATTGCTGGGTAACCTGGTTGTGAAGAACAAGAAGGCTCAGTTTGTGGTCACACAGAAGATGCTGCTCTTGCAATATGGCCACACG gtgctgcaggagctgttggagacctggagcagcagcagtgctgtgaaacactccccagctgagcagcagctgtaCATTAGCAAGGCCATTCTCATCTGCCTCTCCCACCTGAAGGAGCCTGAAATTGCAAGCTGCAGACAAG AGCTTCTGGCAAGCATGATGGAGGGTGTGAAATGCCACTTGGAGAGCAGTCTGCCACAACTACGGCGTCTGGGCATGGTGGTGGCAGAGAGCATCAGCTTGAACATAAACACTGAGGGGCCTGTCCTGAAGTTTGAG TATGAAGAGGATGATGAAACAAGAGAATTGAAGTCCCTTCTGGTGCAGACTCCATCATtctgtgctgtccccagccttccAGATGATGA CAGGAGTGAGAAAGCAGGTGCTGCACTGCCACTGGTACCAGAGAGTAATGAGAAATCCTCtactgcagcccctgggatgCCAGATGAAGAGTCAGATGCTGAACTTGACAG TGATGATGACCTCATCCCTTATGACATGTCTGAGGATAAAGAGCTAAAATTTAAGGCTCCTATGTATATCCGAGACTGTATTGAAG TTCTGACTGGATCAAGATCTGAAGATGTGGACAAATGGGAAGCTACAATCAAGGCACTTGAGAGCTTGGTTCGGAGGAATCCAGCAGCAACAAGAGAG GTTAGTGTGGAGCTGGCAAAAATATTATTGCATCTGGAGGAGAAGACCTGCATTGAAGGCTTTGAGGCACTCCGTCAAAGAGCTCAAGTAGCTGTTTTAACCACAGATCCAATACCT GTTGCAGAGTACTTGACCTCTCAGTTCTACTCTCTGAACTACAGTCTCCGTCAGCGCATGGACATCCTTGAT GTATTGGTTTTGGCAGCTCAGGAACTGTCCTGTCCCAGGTTCCATGGGAAGACCACACATTCTGATGTCCAAAAACCTTGTATCCAGCTCCTTCCAGGAAGTGACAGCTCTAAGGGCTGGAGAAAAATCGTTGATGAGAGGATCAAAAGCAAGACTCGGAGATTTAATACG GGTCAGTCTCGTCTGGAACTGACTTCCTGCCCAAATGAGTTCAATTCTGTTGCTGGGTATTTCTTTTTCCCGTTGATTCAGCATTTTGACAG GCCTTTAACAACATTTGATCTTCTGGGAGAAGATCACTTAGTCCTTGGAAGACTGGTTCACACTTTAGCAGTTCTGATGTACTTGGCTGTCAACACCGTG gcagtgacagcaatGGGAAAGGCACTGCTGGAATTTGTTTGGGCACTGCGTTTCCACACGGACTC GTACGTGCGCCAGGGCCTTTTGTCCTGtatctcctccctgctcctcagtgTCCCTACAGAACGAATGCTGGCAGACATGACAGAAGAGCTATTGGAGACtcagtcctggctgggag